Below is a window of Sciurus carolinensis chromosome 6, mSciCar1.2, whole genome shotgun sequence DNA.
GTCCCTTAGCCCATCTCTGATTTCAGTTGAAGCTATGGTGGACAGTTCCAGCTCTCCGCATATTGTTACTGTGTCACTTCATATCTTTCTTTACTCTGCTTGGGACTTTCTTTGGTATATGTGGTAACTTGCTAGAGAGACCTTGAAGCAAAGCCATAAAGTCCAGGGTAATCAACAACCCCGGGGACAACCCTCACCCAATCAGGAATGGAAGCCAGTAGATAAAAGAGTGCTCGTCTTTCAGGTGGTCTGTTCTGGGAGGCATTCTGCAAGCTTCTCTGAGGTTCTGACAGAAGTAATCTCCATTGGCTttgccttttcctctctctcattcCAATGTCTTGGGATCACCTCCTAAGTTGACAAAATGCTTTTGAGTATTTATCTCAGGTTCTGCTTTCTGGGAAACCCAAATTTAGGTAACTGGTACCAGAAAAGAACTTGGATGGGATGCTGGAACTGAATCAATCATTATCAAATGGTAACAAAGACTCCCTTGTTGATAATAAGCTGAATAGTGATAACCTCTTACTTACTGTACAATCATAATGGCTAAAGCTCTTTACATGTTGGTAGACTGAAGTATAAGTGGGAGGAATATATCATATTAtcttcgtcctttggttttttgagactggcttatctcacttagcatgatattctctaatttcatccatttgcctgcaaataccataattttattattctttatagctgagtaatattccattgtatataccacagtttctttatccattcatcaattgaaggacatctaggttggttccacaatctggctatggtgaattgagcagctatgaacattgatgtggctgtatctctgtagtatgctgattttaagtgctttgggtataggccaaggagtgggatagctgggtcaaatggtgggtccattccaggttttctaaggaatctccacactgctttccagagtggctgcactaatttgcagccccaccagcaatgtatgagtgtacctttttccccacatcctctccaacacctattgttgcttgtattcttgataattgccattcttattggggtgagatggaatcttagtgtagttttgatttgcatttctcttattactaaagatggtgaacattttttcatgtttgtagattgcttctagatcttcttctgtgaagtgtcttcatttccttagcccatttgttgattggattatttgtattcttcatgtagagttttttgagttctctatatattctggaaattagtgctctatctgaagtatgagtggcaaagatattctcccactctgtaggctctctcttcgcattgctgatggtttcctttgctgagagaaagctatttagtttgaatctatcccagttgttgattcttgcttttatttcttgtgctacaggagtcccgttaaggaagtctgatcctaagtcaacaagttgaagatttggacgtactttttcttctataagatgcgaGGGTCTCAGGTTTGATGtcaaggtcattgatccattttgagttgatgtttgtgcagggtgagagataggggtttattttcattctgttgcatatggatttccagttttcccagcaccgtttgtaaACCACAACTGTTAACTCCCTGTGTCATTGCCCTAGCCTGAAGTTATGTTTTCTTATACACTCTGTCCTGGCAAGATATGCCATATTAATCAGGAGATTAATATGGTTCTCTTGGAAAGGACCTAGGTGAACTGAGGTTATTAACATAGTCAGTGACCTTGGGTCACCAAATTTGCCTGTTTTGAAGGGCTTGGTCCAGAATGACTTACTAATGTAATCTAGTTTCCTTGTATGTTGGTGGGTAAGTATACTCAATACATTTAAATACTCAGAACACATGTGTGCTGGGTGGATTTAGCAGCAATAACTGAGTGTAAAGGCAAGGTTGATGCAAAAACCTTCTTACCTTCCTATCCAGAGAACCCTAACTCCCTGGAGTAAAGGTCAAAAGTTTGATCTTCAGCTTTCTTAATCCTAGTTTTGGTGCAGTTTAGTAGTCATGCAGAGAACTCAGAAAATCTGAACAGTACTCATACTCAAATGGGATCTTGTTTTAGTGGACAATGACTGTATTTTCCACGTTTTCCATTCTAATGAAACCATCTGGTTTTTGAAGTTCCTAGGGATCTAGTTGTCCAGAAactcccaggaaaaaaaaattctttatgggGTGAGGGTGTTAATCTCATTTGGTCACTTTGTAGGAGCTGGTTTAGCTGAGGAATTTTCTTAGGAACTCAGGCTTCCCAAAACATCCATGGAGTCATAGTTGGGGGGAAAAGGGATTGAAAatgacaacatttatttttatattcattaataAATGCTCTTCTGCTTAGAGATGATCTGTCATGTAACatgtcagttttttgttttggtttatttggatttttgccaattttgttatttaatttttgaaaaactaaataaataccatttttatcttttaaaaaattgccaaaaGGAAAAACTTCTATCCTTGTCCTATAACATGAACACTAATAatccctttttttcttctctagtccCCAGGGAGTTGATTCATTTGTGACCTGCAGAACAAATCCCCTTGTGGATTGCCAGTAATAGGGAGCTTTGGGGGCTCACTCTGGTGGAGAACATAAAATCCAAACATATATGGAAACAGTGTCACAGTCCAGAGAATAAGAAGATGGACTGTGCTGCACAGGACCCCAGGTATTGTCCCCACACCACAGAGCAGTGAGAAAAGCAGGGGAGGCTACCAGTGGATCTGAAACCATAAGATCCTTTTCCCAAACTTACTAACTTTTGCCTTGATTACCCATGGAGTGCAATCACTTGCTATCCTACCCAGTGCCACATAAGTTAAATCAGGTAATGCTTGGGGAAAATCTTTACAGATtttaatcaactttattttcatcaaCTAAATACTttgggatattattcagtcatggCCTGAGAGTAACATGCTTCATCAATTAACTCCATGAGGAACAGGAAGTTCAAATTTGATCACACCAGTATTGGTTATAGTAGTACTATTATATCCAACCTTACCCAGGTAACTGCAGATCCTGTGTCACCAAAGTCCCCAAAGCAGGATCTCATCTTTCACACAATGACTGGGTCAAGTTTGCTTCAAACCTCTTGAGGGCCTGAAATAAGACTCAGGGTCATCCTGAGTCCCCAGTCTATGGCCTTTTTGAATAACAGAGTGCACAAAGAAACAGGTTGTTTTGGGGACAAGTGGGTGTCCATCACTGATGGTGACCACGCAGTGGGAATATCATCACTTCCAGAGATGCTCCTGCCAGGGTTCTCCATGCATGCCAGGTGGAACCACTCATCTTACCTACCACAGCCCCTGCCAAAGCTCTGCTCCAGGTGGGGCAATCATGGAATCTCTAGTCATCttccagaaggaagaaatgaaggctTCAGTGCCAGAATCCAGGGGAAGGAATTAAGATCAGCTCAGCCGGGTAAGACCAGGGGAAGCTGGAATGGGAATGTTGCTTGGTGACTGACACCACCAGGCTCACACCTGATATCACACCCACTTCCAGGTGAAGACTCTTCTCAGTGTGAGGAGGGTCTGGTATTGGAGGCTGCATTGTGTCAATATTCTGCACAATATCTGATGTGCTCCAGAATAAAAGGAATAACAGCCCCACCACTTCCATTACCCTCTAACTTACATTTTATCAGGACAGCCAGACACTCTTGTTCCATTGGATACAACAGGAAACTGAAAGGAGCAATTTGCTCCAGAATCAAATCTGTTTCTAGACTAAACATGATGCAGGGTAGCATTAGGAGCATTAACCTCCCCTGGTCTTTTCTGTCTCAACTTCCCTGTCAGCAGCAGAGTGCAGATGTTGAAATAGGAACAAAAGAGGGGCCTTTCAAAGTATAAAGTCATGCTCAaacagaaagagcatttgatatTTACATTTGAGATTATTAAACAACACACAACACAATATGAActtttaagagaaaacattttgaacaCATTTCATTGTCTTACATTCTCCACAGTGTCTTTCCTCACAAGCCAGGCACCATGCTCCAGCAAGACTCCTCATGGATTTCCAACATGTCTCAATTTTGTTGGCTTCTCCCTGACTTTGAATATGTCCATTGTGAGTCCGATAAGTACTTTATACAATGCATTCGTATCATAAGAGGGCAGTTTGGTCTGTGTTTGCTAATGGCTGGTTTGCCCTCCCTCTAGTCTATAGTGGTCACAGGTCCTGGGTTACATGGAGGTCACAGAAGTCATCCTCCTCAAAGTTATAGTTAAGGAAATGCCTGTGGATAGACAGGTGACCTTGGGCTTCCCCACATTGACATTGACTCAGCACAGCCACCACTATACTCCACAGTAAGACCTACATTTCATGCTTCAAGTGCCAATTTAATATCTTAAGTGTACTCCTTCACCATACCCAAACATTTCTGATGAAATACTGTGGCTGCATTTTATACTGATAGATTCTGGTGTGCAATAGCTTTGGGAaagttcattctttcatttaactAATGCCTTCAACATCTACCATTGCTGGGTATTGTTTTGAGCACTGGGGACATAACAGTGAATGGGACAAGTGTGCTCCTCTTCTCAGGAGCACACAGCTTCATGAGGAAGACACTCCATAATGAGTCAATAAATGAGAAAACCTTACACAGAGATACATGCTAGATATACAATAAAGCAAATCACATGAGATTTATAAGAGGCAGGTCTATTTAGATTTTCACAGACCAAGGAAGTGTGTCTGAAGAAGTGCTATTTAAGTGGAGACAGAGATGACAAGATGAAGGCACAGGCAGAGAGAATGCCAGGCCAGGAACATATccagtgcaaagaccctgaggctgGAAGGGGTTGAAATGCCATGTGCCTGGCAGGAGGTACAGTCCAAGAAGTTAGTGGGAATCAGGTCAGGAAGTGAGAGACTGGGAGGCTGGAGTTTAGACTGAGTGTGATGAGCCCCTTTTGGGGAGTTTTGCACATGAGGGAGTATATCCCTTTGAATTTTCAAAGGATCATACAAGCTACTGAGAGGAAAGAGGTCAGTTTAACCTGGAAAGGTTTGAAATGACTTCTGCAGCGTCCTGGATGAGAGGTGCTAGTGGCTTGGACCAGGGGAGACAGATGCAATTCTGAGCTTTCTTGAAACCTTGTTATATGCAAGACAAGGGCTGTGTGAGATTTGTTCACTGGGTTTCACATAATGGAATTCTGAAAGTGCAAAACCCTGATTTTGGGGGGAGTTTGGGAGTCACCTTGTACTTTATAGATGCACAGGGAAGGCCAGAGTAGAGAAGAAGCAGTGCCAGATCACATGGCTCATCAGGGGGTTAGGTGAGGCAGAGAACAATGTCTCATTACATTTACTAGTGGCCCAAACCAGAAAAGTCTTGCAGAAATTTGTACAAAGAACTGAGCACCATGGCCCACAGAGTTCCGGTGAGTAAAGCTGCTCCTGACCTTTGTCCATGTGCTAGTCACAGGTCCCATGGTAAGATTTGCAGAATGTTTTCCAGCATTTCACACTACATTCTGCCTACTTAACTGTCAGAGCTTTGAGAACAGGGCTCATCTCCAACTTCCACTGACTCTCCTCACCTCTCAGCTGCTGTGTGATGAGGACATACTGGCTGAATTGAGGTCAAAGATGGGATGGTGATGCTGCATCTAACAACTGACCAGATTGTCCATGCTGCAGCATGATGGCTGAGGGCACAGGCGTTGAATTCAGACCTCATTGGGTTCAAAGTCCTTTGCCAAATCACTGTCAGTGTGATCTTGAGCCAATTCCTTACTCTAAGCCTCACTGCCTCCAtctgagaaaaggaggaaataaaagcacTTATTTTATAAGGTAGGAATTAAAAGAACATGCTTGTAAAATCTTTAGATTGTACTCAACAAGCACTCAGTAAAAAGTGGCAATTATTATAGGCAGAACACTGTGCATTTATCTCATTACAAATAAGCTTTGTTCCAATTCCAAGCACACAGCAAGTCCAGGCTCTCCGTGTTGTGTATGCAGCCTATTATCTCCTTGAATTTCAGTAGGATGTTCAGAAGGATGGAGAACGAGACAGGATTCAGTGAGTTCCTCCTGCTTGGCATCACCAGCGACCTAGGGCAGCAACAAGTCCTCTTCTGGCTCTTCCTGTgtatgtacctggtcactgtggcTGGGAACACACTCATCATCCTGGTCATCCGCTCTGAACCACACCTGCACACTcctatgtacttcttcctcacCAATCTCTCTTTCGTTGATATCTGCTTCACCACCAATCTGATCCCTAAGCTCCTGGTCAACCATGTGGCAGGAACACGGACCATCTCTTACCCCTACTGTCTGACTCAGATGTACTTCCTCATCTCCTTTGCCAATGTGGACACCTTTCTGCTGGCTGCCATGGCACTGGACCGTTACGTTGCCATCTGCAACCCCCTGCAGTATTACACCATCATTACCCCCCAGCTCTGTGGTAGTCTGGCAGTTCTTGTGTGGGTCTGTTCTGGCTTCATCTCCCTGGTCCACACGCTCCTCATGAGTAGACTGACCTTCTGCTCCTCTACCCGGAAGATCTCACACTTCTACTGTGATGCTTACCTGCTCATGAAGATTGCCTGCTCAGACACACGTGTCAATCAGCATGTGTTCCTGGGAGCCATAGTCCTGTTCATGGCACCCTTTATGCTCATCATGGTCTCTTACATCCGCATAGCCATCGCTGTCCTCCAGATTCCATCTGCCAAAGGGAAGCGCAAGGCATTTTCCACATGTGGCTCCCACTTGTCTGTGGTCACTCTGTTCTACGGGACCGTCCTGGGAGTCTACGTACGACCCCCAGACTCATTCTCAGCCCAGGACACGGTGGCAACCATCATGTACACTGTGGTGACTCCCATGTTGAACCCCTTCATCtatagcctgaggaacaaggatatGAAGGAGGCTGTGAGAAAACTCCTCATCAGGGATTCAAAATCCTCTTAGTGGTGGTGAGCACTGGGCTGGCATCTGGAGAGGcacaagagagaaagaaggaaacagaacatGACTCTACATCATCTGAACACCCTCCTCCACACACCCATTTGGACTGTTTTTagagaaattagaagtaaatatCATTGTGTTTAGAAGAGAGTATTAAAAGAGATACTTGTATCTCTGGGAATCTATTTCAGATGCAGGGTAACAGAAAGGTCCAATTATATTGACTTAAACAAAACCAAGGTTTATTTTTGTCTCCCACAATGACAAGTCCAGAGTGGAAAATCCAAGGCTAGAAATGAGGCTCCCAAGGTCTCTCTTCCACCATCCATAGAGTGATGCTTTTATTCTCATGTTCCCAAGATGGTTGCTGGGGCTTTAACCATCCTATCCTGCCCCAAGTGAAGAGAGGGTAGACAAATTAGGTTTATCATTTCCAAGGGCTTTCCCAGAACAGCTAGTAGGCAGGCCACAATACCCAAGACTCATTTTGCCACATTAACAAATGTGAAGAAGTCCCCTTGTTattcttaaaaagaagaataaacctGTTTCCTGGCATTAACATTTTGggagactttaatttttttttttttttttttttttttttgaggaggaggAGATGTCATTTGGGATGTTTTGTTCCTCCACAGGAACATAGTGTGGGAGAAAAGATTCATAATGTTCAAGCTTTGCTCATTATAATACTGATACATGTTGATGTGGAAATAAAGTGCCAAAATACTCTAAATGTAATAAGAGAAGTAATACAGCAATCTAGTAAagcaaaatatcaaatatttaaaagaggtTTGAAGAACACAGATTTCTAGGCTCAacagcaaaaatttttttaattggctgCATAAAACTTTGTATTAATCATGCCTTAAACATTGTCAGCCTCTATGATAGGAGAGAGATTACCCCTCCTCTCTACCCCTTAGTTAATTCCATGAGATGGCAAACAACTCAACCAGGAAGGTGCATTTCATATGCAAAGCAACCAATCCAAAAGCCAGACCACCCCATCTCCCCCATCAACcctgtatattctgtatattccaATAATTCCCTACTTAAACCATCCCAGGTCTAGTTATTGGCCCACTGGGAACAGTTGCTATGCCCAAGAATTCATTGAAATTATTCAAACCAATCCTGAACCTATTATTCCTTTGCAATCCCTGAACCATTCATaactgaaaaaaacaacaaacaaacaaataaacacacattAAAGGCTCActcatgttttcttcttgctCCCTCTACTTTCTGACCATCCCTGGTGCTTCCCCATGGGGCCCCACCTTGCATGCTAACGCGTCCTGTTGCTAGACATGGGCGAATAGAAACTTCTTCCCTCATGGCAGTCATGTCTGTGTCTGTATGTCTTACCACACAGAACCTTTAAAATCCTAGCATATTTTCtgcacaaataaaacaaaacaaaacccagattctttacagaaaaaaataaataaagatttttaggAAACGTGCTCTTttataatcaataaaatgaagtaacttatcataaagcaattttaaaataaagcaacatAATCAACAACATAAAGCAATTTCAATTCCTTAAAAACACACATATTGAGGGCAGCGCACACAGCCTGGTCAAGGGACATGGCATGGTCCCTTCTACTTTCTTGATACAGAAGGAAGACCCAATGGCAGGAAGAGGGCGCAGCAGGGATGCAGCTTGATGGTGGTAAGGCTTAAAGAAGCAATTCTACAAAGCAAACTAAAACGGAAAGAGTAATGTCATGCAAAATGGTGAAGTGGGGAGTCCGAGGGGTTGCTCTTCCCATCAAAACAATGAGCAAACAATCTACTTTTTCAGAACTCTGGAATGTGATCAAATACATATTACATTCAcattacatacatatacatattaccATGAAGTATTTCATTAGGTAGAGTTTACTCTTCTTTAGTAAAAAAGATGCATACATAAATTAACAACCATCCCCCCATTTCTCAGACCCACTGGCCTGTCTGTGCTGCAGGGGCAGAATGCGGGTACCTTCTGCTGCACAATTTGGGGGTTACGCAGTTTGGTTGTTCTGATGGTTTTCAAAAAAACCAGCACAGACATTTGCCTTGATCTCATCCCACTCAGCTGCAGTGGCTTCCCTGACCTCCAGTTGCATTTATCAgatgatttaaaaagataaagttcttttttcctcctttttttggggggtggggaagacATACACttaagaaaatctttgtcagatcactgtgaccaaaaagatAATGGAACAAAAACTTCAGtgaccacacacaaaaaacaaaactcagtttGCAAATATGGCTAGGAAAAGTCACAAATATCTGGCTCCAGAACTCAACAAGTAAAATCAGCAATACCTGAATACTGGGAGAATCATGCACACATTCCAAATGTCCAATTCTGAACAAAAGTTACAAAACACAGGGAAACAGGAAAGTATGTTCcagttacaaagagaaaaaaagtgacaGAAATTATCCTCAAAAAAGGCCCTGAATCAGTAGGTGACTAAAATAAGGGCAGCAGGCAGTAGAATGATATATTCTAAGTTCTGGGAGAAAATAACCTGTCATCCAAGAATTATATACATGGCAAAGCTGTCTTTcaagaatgaaggaaacattAATACATTTCCAGACAAAAGCTTaagaaatttatatatgtataaatatatatatagttatatgtaggcatataca
It encodes the following:
- the LOC124986247 gene encoding olfactory receptor 1D2-like, translated to MFRRMENETGFSEFLLLGITSDLGQQQVLFWLFLCMYLVTVAGNTLIILVIRSEPHLHTPMYFFLTNLSFVDICFTTNLIPKLLVNHVAGTRTISYPYCLTQMYFLISFANVDTFLLAAMALDRYVAICNPLQYYTIITPQLCGSLAVLVWVCSGFISLVHTLLMSRLTFCSSTRKISHFYCDAYLLMKIACSDTRVNQHVFLGAIVLFMAPFMLIMVSYIRIAIAVLQIPSAKGKRKAFSTCGSHLSVVTLFYGTVLGVYVRPPDSFSAQDTVATIMYTVVTPMLNPFIYSLRNKDMKEAVRKLLIRDSKSS